The genomic segment ATAATGTTAATTTATAGAAAGGTAAAGAGGGAAAAGAGTCAGAAATTGCAAGTAATGGGTGTTTAGGCAAGAATTCTGAGAGTGAATTAAGAAATATGGATGGATGAATTGTCTAAATCCTGAAAGTTAGAGTATTTTTAAAAAAGGTGAAGATATAATTTTTGATTGAAGTCTTATATTTAAGGGGTATATATGGCAAAAATCCTGATCTGCGAAGATAAGGTGGAAGCAAGGGAGACACTGCGGGATATCCTTTTGGAACAGGGATACGAGGTGTTTGAAGCAGAAAATGGAAAGCTGGGTGTGGAAACTTTTCGGAAAGAAAGCCCAGATCTGGTGTTTCTGGATATATATATGCCGGTAATGGAAGGATTGAGTGCACTGGGTGAGATCATGAAGCTGAATCCAGAACAGATAGTGATCATGCTAACGGCATCAGCAGATATCAAGCAGAGCGTGAAGGCAATGAAGCTGGGAGCGCATGATTATATCACCAAACCCTTTGACCTGGAAGAATTATTTATCATCATCAAAAATGCCTTAAAGACCAATTCGCTGCATAGAGAAGTTCGCGAGCTCAAAAAGCAGCTTGCCAATCGCCAAAGCGATCTAGTGATAGGTGACAGCAGAGCGATCAAGAATATTATTAAATCTATAGATCTGGTTTCACCAACCGGGATGAGCGTGTTAATTACAGGAGAGAGTGGAACCGGTAAAGAGGTTTTTGCTCAATTGATCCACCGACGCAGCGAGCGGAAGGATTATCCCTTTGTGGCAGTAGATTGTGGTGCGATACCTGAGAACTTGATCGAAAGCGAATTATTTGGGTATGAGAAGGGTGCTTTCACTGGTGCAGATCATTCACGTCAGGGTAAATTTGAAGCAGCACATCGCGGGACATTGATGCTTGATGAGATCACAAATCTATCATTTGACGGGCAGGCTAAACTCTTACGGGCATTGGAGGAACGTCAGATCAGGCACGTAGGTGGCAACAAGGATATCCCTGTGGACGTACGCGTGATAGCAACTACAAATTTGAATTTACAGGAAGTTCTTAAGGATGGTAAATTCCGGCTTGATCTCTATCATCGGTTAAATGAATTTCAGATACATTTACCACCATTGAGGGAACGTAGAGAAGATATACCTGAGTTCGCCAGATATTTTTTGAAAATAGCCAACCAGGAACTGGGAAAGCAGGTGGGATCATTCAAGCCAGAGGCATTGGAATATATCTGCGAGCATGACTGGCAGGGCAATGTGCGAGAGCTGAAGCATGTATTAAAGAGGGCAGTTCTGATGTGCGAAAGCAGAGAATTGACTTTAGAGGATCTAATTCCTAATCCGCTGTCGGCACATCCTGGGTCAAAGGCAGAAGATATATTTGATCTGGATGGTAATTTTTATGATATAGTATCGGATCTGGAGAAGCAGCTTATAAATAATGCACTGATAAATTCTGAGGGGAATAAGACAAAGGCTGCAGAATATCTGGGAATGAATCGCAAAGCACTCTATCGCAAGATGAAAAGCCTGGAACTGGAATAAGGGGATTTTATGAATAATGACCAGTTATTAACAGAAGCTCAAAAAATCCGAAATCAGTCACCCTCTAAGGCGCTGGATATCCTGAACAGGATCGACATTTCACAATATCCTGATCCACATCAGAAGATTTCTATTTATAAGGAATACGTCTTTAACCTGGTGCATATGAGTAAAACAGACTTAGCCAAAGAATATATAGATAAAATCGGAAATCTGCTTCCGGAAACTAATGATATGTCAGATCAAATATATTATCATAAGGTTCGGGGAATAATTGATATTGAGAGAGGTAACTTCTCTACTGGCATAGATGAATTTATGAGAGTTCTGGATCTGGCACATAAATATAATGACATTAATATCATCTATAATGAGACAATTAATATTGGAGTACTATTTCGGAATCTAAAAAAGAATGACCAGTCTTTGAAATATTTTCTTCAGGCGCAGAAAATTGCCGAAGCTAATGATTTTGATCAATCGGAACTGATGCTAAACCTGATTGCTGTGAATTCAGAAGTGGGTGATATAGATGAAGCCATTAAAATTGGATTAGAACTGGAAAAGAAATATGAGAAAGGTAATAATTTAATCCGTAAGATATCATGCTGTATCAATATTGGCAATGCCTATTCCTCAAAGCAGGAATATGATAAAGCAATCAAGTATTTTGAGAAAGCTAATAATTTGATCAATGATACTGAGTTAGAGAATCGCTATTCTGATGTTAAATATCAGCTGGCAGCAGTCTTGGAGAGTTCCGGGAAAGTAAAGGAGGCAATCCCTCATCTGAAATTTGCGCTTGAATCAGCGGAGGAACAGGAAAAATTGGGCGATCAGGAAAAAATATTGCGATTACTGGCATCCTGTTACGACAAAATCGGTGACTGCAAACTTGCTTATGATACACTTAAGAAGTCTTATGAAATACATGAATTAATCATGGATGAAACTACAAAAGAAAAAATTGCCCGTTATCAAGCGACTCTGGAAGTGCAAGACAAACTGAATGAAAAGGAACAACTGATGATGATCTATGCCAGGCAGGCAGAGATGGGGCAGATGATAGCTGCAATTGCACACCAGTGGAGACAGCCTTTGAATGGACTTTCCATAATTCTGGATTCAATCTATGATGCCTGGGAATTTGATGAACTGGATGAGGATTCACTACATACTAAAATAGTTTCTGGTAAAGAAGTGATCTTTTCCATGAATAATACGATCAAAGATTTCCGCTCTTTCTTTGAGGAAAAGCAGGAATACGATATTTTTAATGTACGGGAAGTGATTGAAAAATCTATTCGATTTACTGATTATCGTTTCATAAATGAAAATATTAAACTCGATTTCAAAATAAAAGATAATTGCCTTCTCTCAGGCAGCAGTAATCAATTGCTGCAGGTTATTCTTATAATACTTAATAATGCTTTTGATGCTTTTGCCGGAAAAGATAAAAATGCGGCTTATGTATCAATACATCAGGAGATTAAGGATAATTTATCCTGGATAAGGATATCTGATAATGCTGGTGGGATCAAACCTGAGCTGATTGACCAGATCTTCTCACTTAACTTCTCAACCAAATCTAATGATGAAAATAGCGGGATTGGTCTTTATCTGGCAAAAATGATCATCGAACATAAATTCCTGGGGAGTATTTCGGTTGCTAATAGTAATAATGGAGCCGTATTTCTGATCAAAACACCTCTTTATAAACAGTAATTTCAGGGATTATCAGAAGATAATAGACAGATATTTACATTTAAATTTACCAGTTCAATACAGGTAACAATATCTCTATAAACTAATGCCAATCAAATCGGATACATTTTATTGATGAAAAGCTGACTGAAGGAAATGTAATTTTGCAGGTGGTAGAATAAAAAAGCAAAAAATTGGGCAGGCTTTTTGCAAACCGATTCGTCAAGCCCCACACAAGACTTTCGGCAGAAGGAAGAATGCTGCACAACACCTAACCCAATTTTGCCCGTTGGCGAGATCCTGGATTTGGATCGCCAGAAGAAAATATGGCTAAGAAAAAACCACAGTGGGTGGTGAGAACCCACGTGCCAAATGAAATAAAGTGGAGACATCATGTCAAGTTTTTTTTACTTTGCTGCTATAATAGTTCTCATCATGGCTTGCTAAATTAACTTAATAGATGTTAAATAAATAAATAATTGATTACAGTATATGGTCTAATTACGCAGAATAAGGGTTTGAAATAAATATTAAATAAAGATGAATAACCTGACAGTAAATAATAAAATAAGACCCGTCAAAAACGGGTCTTAATTTATCGGTCTGAAATGAATATCTTCTGCTTAAACGAGAAGGTTCATCATAACCATTTGCTTAATTAGAGCAATTTCAAGAAATTATTTTTTCTTTTTGTGCCGATTCTTACGCAGTCTTTTTTTCCGTTTGTGGTTATTGATCTTATAACCTTTCCGTTTTTTTCCGCAGGGCATTCATCCTCCAATTATTTGTTTGAAGAATCTACTTCTTCTTTGAAAGCACGTGAGAATTTAAAAGTAGGAACTACTCTTTCGGGAACCTGAACTTTTTCATCAGTTTTGGGGTTGCGGCCCATGCGTGCTTTACGGGTTTTAAGTTTAAATGTACCAAAACCTCTAATTTCGATATGGTGACCTTCTTCCATAGAGTCTTTAATGGCATCCAGGAATGCATCAACAGCCAGAGCGACATCCTTGCGGATAATTCCTGTGGCATCAGCAACTTTCTTTACTAAATCAGCTTTAGTCATAATTTTTCTCCTAAATTCCTTATTCGAAGAAACTATTTCTCTCGAGGGCGATTAGTTGTCAAGAGCTTTTTAGTTAATTTTATATAGATAAGATAATTAGGATAAAAAAAAGCCTGAACTCGGATGAGTTCAGGCAAAAAAGAAGAGAGATTTAAACTAAAAAAAATATTTAATCCTCAAAGATAAAAGAGGAGAGCGCCCCCTGCTAATGGGAGGGAGCAGTTTAAGGGACGCTCTTTGCTTTTGAGGAGGGATTTAATTTTTCATTATCCAGTTCCTGCTGGAATTCATCCAGTGTGATGCTGCGTTGCCATTCTACCCAGAAAGAATTTATCAAAGTCAGTGTGATCTCTGGATGTCGGATAAAGGTAGCGGTGTCACTTTCTGAAATTGAATTATCTGCTGTCAGAAGATAAAATACTCTGGTATTATCAAAGATCATCATCTTCATGGGCAGAAATCGTGCTAGCTTTACCGTTTCACCAAGTGCCTGGAATTTTTGAGCAACTTCCAGCGAATGCCTGGGATTAGTGCTATCTATTTGAAAGATAGACTTATGCACAATTTTACTGGAATCGTGCGGAGAACAGGCAAGCAAATCTCCTTTATCGCCATTCAGCCTGAGCTGGTAAGGTGGCTTGTTAAAGGATAAAATAACCTTGGTTGTAGTCTCCAGATATGACTTCAATCTTTTGTGTACTGCGCTAGATGATCTTAAGACCTCAATCAATTTATCATTGCTGTGCTCAATACTCTGGTTAGATAAAAACATCTGGTGAAGCTGCCGGGTAAGATTCCGAGCTGTTTTTGCCTGCTCGTCAATATCCCGTATTATGGGATCAAAGGCAAGTTCAGGGTCCACAGGAACATAGGTTTTCACTTTATCAAATACTTCGGTGCACAATCCTTTTTTGATAAGATTTTTTAGCACGTCATAAGTCTGCGTTCGGAAGATGCCGGTAATTAATGACAATTCCCTGGCAGACACTTTATAATGATCAAGAAGAGCAAGATAGGCATTAGCTTCAACTTCAGTAAGACCTATTCTAACAAGATCCTTAGTGAGCTTTCCGGGCATCAAACCTCCATTGTCTCTTCTATTACGACAATTATGTCGTACACGAAACGAAAACAAATTCATTGCTCTGCTTTGTCAAGTTTATTTTATTTTTATTCTCTTGATAAATTATTACTATCCAGTTAATTAATCAGTTGTTAATATTTTTTGTTGCATTTTTATTTAAAGATAAGATTGGAATATGCTTCTAACAAAGACTTCCAGAAATTCGGAGATAATCCTGAAATTATTGAATCACTGATGAATTACTTAAAACAATTGGAGATGAAAAATTCACAATTGTAGTAAAAAGAAACCGGTGAAGATAAAGAACATTAGGAAACAGTTCGGAGAGTTTACTTAGGGTTAAGAAAGAGTTGACAATAAGATAAATAATAAATAAGGTGTTTATTGTAGAAAAAATGGAGGATAACTGATTAAATGGAGACAAAGAAATTAGGATTAGTAGGTTGTGGGCGTATATCCAGCAAGCATTTTTCGGCAATTGCGCAAATAGAAGGTGCCGAGATTATCAGTTGTTGTGATATTATTGAACAAAGGGCACAAGATGCAGCTCGGGAACATGGGATTAAATCAGTATATACCAGTTACGATAAGATGTTGATTGATGAGAAATTTGATGCTATATTGATTTGTACTCCCAGTGGTATGCATCCTGAGATGGGGATCAAGGCAGCAGAGAAAGGCATTCATGTGATAACAGAGAAGCCAATGGGGATAAGCCTGGCAGCAGCAGATGAATTAGTTAAAGCCTGCGATGCTAATCAGGTTCAGCTCTTTGTAGTGAAACAAAACAGACTCAATCCTGCAATTCAATTATTAAGAAAGGCTATAAATAAAGGTAGATTTGGGAAGATATTCAGTTTAAATGCCACAGTTCGCTGGTCGCGTCCTCAGCATTATTATGATCAGGCAAAATGGAGGGGAACCTGGGAATTTGACGGTGGAGCCTTTATGAATCAGGCATCTCATTACATGGACCTTATCCAATGGCTGGGTGGTCCGGTTGATAGTGTGATGGCAATGACGGCAACTTTGGATCATAATATTGAAACAGAGGATATGGGAACCGGGATCATCCGATTCCGCAATGGGATGCTGGGAACCGTGGAAGTAACGATGAATATTTTTCCCAGGAATCTGGAAGGTTCCATCACAGTTATGGGGAAAAAGGGAACAGTGAAAATAGGTGGTATAGCAGTCAATAAAGTAGAGCACTGGGAATTTAAGGATTATGAAGATGATGATAAACTTATTCAGCAATGTGACACTAATCCGACCAGTGTATATGGTTTTGGTCATCAGGGATATTTGAAAAATGTGATTGATGTACTCCATGGAATTGGTGAACCGGAAACAGATGGGAGAGAAGGCAGAAAATCACTTGAGATTATCCTGGCAATGTATGAATCTGCGAAAAATGGCAAGCGAGTGCCATTACCATTGAAAATTTAAGTGAGGTAAAAATTGTTAGTTCAAGAGTATTTTAAAAGCAGGACAGACTTGTTGGAAGCAGGTTTAAGAGAATATTTACCTGCCAAAGACGAATATCCTCAGAATCTGAATGAAGCAATGAATTATGCTGTGTTCAGTGGGGGGAAAAGGCTCAGACCTATATTGTTTTTTGCTACTTATGAGATATTAATGGGTAGAAAGAATCTTAATCGACTGAATAGGGTATTACCCGCAGCAGTAGCTTTGGAGCTCGTTCATAACGCATCTCTGGTGCATGATGATCTACCCAGTATGGATAACTCACTGGAACGGAGAGGATTGCCATCAGTGCATATAAAGTATTCTCCTGCAACTGCAATTTTGGCTGGAGACGCTCTTATCACTAAGGCTTTTGAAGTCTTGACTGATATAAAAAACCGTTCTCATGCGGTAAAATGCATAGATGTGCTCACAAGAGCGCTTAGTACGCGGGGAATGATTGGTGGTCAGGCGGTGGATCTGATTTCCCAAAACAAAAAGATAAATATTAATGTCTTGAAATATATCCACATGAAAAAGACCGGTGCCTTGCTTCAGGCAGCTATAGAAATGGCATGTGTTTTAAATGACACAGAGGAAAATCTTACTATAACTTTAGGAAATTATGCTTTGAACCTTGGACTTGCCTATCAGATAGTTGATGATGTTCTGGATGAAGTGGGAACCTATGAAGTACTTGGTAAAGAACCAGGTTCTGATGCTCGAGGTAATAAAGCAACATATCCCAGCCTGATTGGACTTGAGAAATCCAAAAAAACTGCTGAGAAACTTCTGCGTGATTGCTATAATCTCATCAAAAATATGGAAGGTAATGAGGTTCTGATTGAGTACATCAACCAGGTGAAGGAACGCTTACCATAGGAAGTATTGAATATTGAGCTATTTAAAAATAATCCGACCTTTTAATCTTTTATTTGTGGGTTTGTGCATTGCTTTTGGTGCTCTGTATCCAGAATACCGGATCTCTGGGATCTGGAAAATTATTTCAGCGGTTCTTTCAGGGGTTTTTGTCGCTGCTGCGGGTTATACTGTGAATGATTATTATGATATTGAAATAGATAGAATTAATAAGCCGGATAGAGTATTGCCATCAGGTTCCATGAAAAGCAATAATGCTCTGATATACAGTATCATTCTTTTCCTGATCGGAATAATATTCTCCTATTTTACCAGGAGTATCATCTGTCTTTTAACAGCCTTCATTAATTCCATGTTTCTATTTTTATATGCCAGATTTTTTAAACGGGAATTTATTGTAGGTAATCTGCTGGTAGCTTATGCATCTGCTTCCTGCTTTATCTTTGGAGGAATAGCTGGGAAGAATATAGAAAACAGCTTGATAATCGCATTTTTTGCTTTCTTCTATACTTTCCTGAGAGAGATTGTAAAAGACCTGGAAGATATCAAAGGAGATAGTTTTGCAGGAGCAAGTACAATAGCAATTCGCTGGGAAAAAAAGAAAGTTGTCAGTATTTGTCTAATCCCTGTTCTGGCGATAATTGCGTTCACCACATATTTATTCATTCTGAAGGGCTTGGCAAATTCTCAATTTATACTGTTACTTTTCTTTGTGATTTTACCAATATTGATATTTTACCGGATCATAGCATCACAAAACAAGGTGGAAATCTATAATAAAATATCCCGATTAATGAAACTTGATATGCTTGTTTTATTGATCATATTTGCTATAGGAAGATTTATATGAATACTTATAAGCGGTTAGTTGAAATGTCTCGTAATCAGGCAAACTATTTTTGCCTGTTAGATCCCGATAATCTGAGTGCAGAGGAAGCAAAAGAATATGCTGTAAAAAGTGAAGAGAATGGGGCAGATGGCATCCTGGTGGGCGGTAGCCTGATGTATCGAGACAGTTTTGAAGAGAATTTGAAAATTATCAAGGAATCGGTTAAAAACATTCCGGTTTTAATATTTCCAGGGCTGTTCAATTTTGTTTCACCCTATGCTGACGCTTTGCTTTTGCTTTCTGTAGTATCCTCAAGAAATGCCCAGATGCTGATCGGTGAGCAGGTGAGAGCAGCACCATTGATAAGAAAATATGGAATTGAAGCGATAGGTACCGGATATTTGCTCATTGATGGAGGGAATAATTCATCTGTGCAATATATGAGCCACAGTATGCCGATTCCACATGCCAAAGATGATATTGCTGCGGTTCATGCTTTGGCAGCACAATATATCGGGATGAAGATCATCTATATGGATGCTGGCAGCGGAGCCAAAAAACCAATCTCAAACAGCATGATCTCTCTGGTAAAATCTGATATTAATATTCCTCTCATAGTGGGAGGAGGCATAAAAGATCCTGATACTGCAGCACAAAAGGCAGCTGCTGGAGCAGATTTCGTGGTAACTGGCAATATTCTGGAAAAGGGTTTCGATATCCATCTGATCAGGGAATTTGCCCGGGCAATCCACAGTAGTAGAAAAAAATGATAGATATTCACACTCATTTGCTGCCAGGAGTTGATGATGGCAGTTCTTCGCTTCAGCAGACTATCGAGCAGCTCAGAATTATGACCCAGGCAGGAGTAAAAAAAGTATATCTGACTCCACATTTTATGCGTAATCTATATCATAATACAAAAGAGGTGATCCTGCCGGTTTATGATAATTTGAAGAAAGAAGTAGAAGCTCTGGGGTTAAATATCCAGCTTGTGCTGGGAAGCGAGTTTTTTATTGATAATCATGCCGCTGAAACTATCCAGGCTGAGGAACTTACTTTAGGTGAAAGCTCATATGTCCTCTTTGAAAGTATGCTGCTGCAAATTCCCGCAGATATATTTGAACAGACCTATCAATTGCAGAAAGCAGGATATAAATTGATCATGGCACATCCAGAGCGTTATTCAGATATTATCAGGAAGCCTGATCTTGTGGAAGATTTCCTGCATCGTGACATATATCTTCAGATCAATGCCGGCAGTTTACTGGGAATGTATGGCAGAAATGTCCAACACACTGCTTTTGGTCTGTTAGAAAAAGGCTATATTCACTTTATTGC from the Candidatus Stygibacter australis genome contains:
- a CDS encoding Gfo/Idh/MocA family oxidoreductase, translating into METKKLGLVGCGRISSKHFSAIAQIEGAEIISCCDIIEQRAQDAAREHGIKSVYTSYDKMLIDEKFDAILICTPSGMHPEMGIKAAEKGIHVITEKPMGISLAAADELVKACDANQVQLFVVKQNRLNPAIQLLRKAINKGRFGKIFSLNATVRWSRPQHYYDQAKWRGTWEFDGGAFMNQASHYMDLIQWLGGPVDSVMAMTATLDHNIETEDMGTGIIRFRNGMLGTVEVTMNIFPRNLEGSITVMGKKGTVKIGGIAVNKVEHWEFKDYEDDDKLIQQCDTNPTSVYGFGHQGYLKNVIDVLHGIGEPETDGREGRKSLEIILAMYESAKNGKRVPLPLKI
- a CDS encoding HU family DNA-binding protein, yielding MTKADLVKKVADATGIIRKDVALAVDAFLDAIKDSMEEGHHIEIRGFGTFKLKTRKARMGRNPKTDEKVQVPERVVPTFKFSRAFKEEVDSSNK
- a CDS encoding helix-turn-helix domain-containing protein gives rise to the protein MPGKLTKDLVRIGLTEVEANAYLALLDHYKVSARELSLITGIFRTQTYDVLKNLIKKGLCTEVFDKVKTYVPVDPELAFDPIIRDIDEQAKTARNLTRQLHQMFLSNQSIEHSNDKLIEVLRSSSAVHKRLKSYLETTTKVILSFNKPPYQLRLNGDKGDLLACSPHDSSKIVHKSIFQIDSTNPRHSLEVAQKFQALGETVKLARFLPMKMMIFDNTRVFYLLTADNSISESDTATFIRHPEITLTLINSFWVEWQRSITLDEFQQELDNEKLNPSSKAKSVP
- a CDS encoding polyprenyl synthetase family protein; this translates as MEAGLREYLPAKDEYPQNLNEAMNYAVFSGGKRLRPILFFATYEILMGRKNLNRLNRVLPAAVALELVHNASLVHDDLPSMDNSLERRGLPSVHIKYSPATAILAGDALITKAFEVLTDIKNRSHAVKCIDVLTRALSTRGMIGGQAVDLISQNKKININVLKYIHMKKTGALLQAAIEMACVLNDTEENLTITLGNYALNLGLAYQIVDDVLDEVGTYEVLGKEPGSDARGNKATYPSLIGLEKSKKTAEKLLRDCYNLIKNMEGNEVLIEYINQVKERLP
- a CDS encoding geranylgeranylglycerol-phosphate geranylgeranyltransferase gives rise to the protein MSYLKIIRPFNLLFVGLCIAFGALYPEYRISGIWKIISAVLSGVFVAAAGYTVNDYYDIEIDRINKPDRVLPSGSMKSNNALIYSIILFLIGIIFSYFTRSIICLLTAFINSMFLFLYARFFKREFIVGNLLVAYASASCFIFGGIAGKNIENSLIIAFFAFFYTFLREIVKDLEDIKGDSFAGASTIAIRWEKKKVVSICLIPVLAIIAFTTYLFILKGLANSQFILLLFFVILPILIFYRIIASQNKVEIYNKISRLMKLDMLVLLIIFAIGRFI
- a CDS encoding geranylgeranylglyceryl/heptaprenylglyceryl phosphate synthase, with product MNTYKRLVEMSRNQANYFCLLDPDNLSAEEAKEYAVKSEENGADGILVGGSLMYRDSFEENLKIIKESVKNIPVLIFPGLFNFVSPYADALLLLSVVSSRNAQMLIGEQVRAAPLIRKYGIEAIGTGYLLIDGGNNSSVQYMSHSMPIPHAKDDIAAVHALAAQYIGMKIIYMDAGSGAKKPISNSMISLVKSDINIPLIVGGGIKDPDTAAQKAAAGADFVVTGNILEKGFDIHLIREFARAIHSSRKK
- a CDS encoding sigma-54 dependent transcriptional regulator; this encodes MAKILICEDKVEARETLRDILLEQGYEVFEAENGKLGVETFRKESPDLVFLDIYMPVMEGLSALGEIMKLNPEQIVIMLTASADIKQSVKAMKLGAHDYITKPFDLEELFIIIKNALKTNSLHREVRELKKQLANRQSDLVIGDSRAIKNIIKSIDLVSPTGMSVLITGESGTGKEVFAQLIHRRSERKDYPFVAVDCGAIPENLIESELFGYEKGAFTGADHSRQGKFEAAHRGTLMLDEITNLSFDGQAKLLRALEERQIRHVGGNKDIPVDVRVIATTNLNLQEVLKDGKFRLDLYHRLNEFQIHLPPLRERREDIPEFARYFLKIANQELGKQVGSFKPEALEYICEHDWQGNVRELKHVLKRAVLMCESRELTLEDLIPNPLSAHPGSKAEDIFDLDGNFYDIVSDLEKQLINNALINSEGNKTKAAEYLGMNRKALYRKMKSLELE
- a CDS encoding ATP-binding protein, whose product is MNNDQLLTEAQKIRNQSPSKALDILNRIDISQYPDPHQKISIYKEYVFNLVHMSKTDLAKEYIDKIGNLLPETNDMSDQIYYHKVRGIIDIERGNFSTGIDEFMRVLDLAHKYNDINIIYNETINIGVLFRNLKKNDQSLKYFLQAQKIAEANDFDQSELMLNLIAVNSEVGDIDEAIKIGLELEKKYEKGNNLIRKISCCINIGNAYSSKQEYDKAIKYFEKANNLINDTELENRYSDVKYQLAAVLESSGKVKEAIPHLKFALESAEEQEKLGDQEKILRLLASCYDKIGDCKLAYDTLKKSYEIHELIMDETTKEKIARYQATLEVQDKLNEKEQLMMIYARQAEMGQMIAAIAHQWRQPLNGLSIILDSIYDAWEFDELDEDSLHTKIVSGKEVIFSMNNTIKDFRSFFEEKQEYDIFNVREVIEKSIRFTDYRFINENIKLDFKIKDNCLLSGSSNQLLQVILIILNNAFDAFAGKDKNAAYVSIHQEIKDNLSWIRISDNAGGIKPELIDQIFSLNFSTKSNDENSGIGLYLAKMIIEHKFLGSISVANSNNGAVFLIKTPLYKQ
- a CDS encoding CpsB/CapC family capsule biosynthesis tyrosine phosphatase, whose protein sequence is MIDIHTHLLPGVDDGSSSLQQTIEQLRIMTQAGVKKVYLTPHFMRNLYHNTKEVILPVYDNLKKEVEALGLNIQLVLGSEFFIDNHAAETIQAEELTLGESSYVLFESMLLQIPADIFEQTYQLQKAGYKLIMAHPERYSDIIRKPDLVEDFLHRDIYLQINAGSLLGMYGRNVQHTAFGLLEKGYIHFIASDNHGDHQESVLAGAYQLVSHNFGDKIADELFENNPARISSDEKIELINHWRLPDKPKSIWSILKTFFTGYE